In Allomuricauda ruestringensis DSM 13258, the following proteins share a genomic window:
- a CDS encoding endonuclease/exonuclease/phosphatase family protein, with the protein MIRRLALVVLIFFHFLAFSQSDEISLVSWNIKDFGRTKNTEELNQIAEIVRDTDILAIQEVVAGYGGAQAVAKLSDILNRKGSKWDYVISDPTNSPKYVSERYAFIWKTSRIKIKNRGWLISELATQIDREPFLLHFYIEGKPFTVVNFHSRPYNKDPESEIRALSTYVTDSLKTPLIIAGDFNVDEKMPVFNSLKKSGYQTAITNQKTTLKWSCERTDYLNHPIDNIFYSKNIQKLEGKVIDFVRYCDELEKARKLSDHLPVFIKFRMN; encoded by the coding sequence ATGATACGAAGACTGGCGTTAGTAGTACTGATTTTCTTCCATTTCCTTGCATTTTCCCAAAGCGATGAGATCAGTTTGGTTTCCTGGAACATCAAAGACTTTGGCAGAACCAAAAACACGGAAGAACTCAATCAAATTGCAGAAATCGTTAGGGATACCGATATTTTGGCCATCCAAGAAGTGGTAGCAGGCTATGGCGGAGCACAAGCGGTGGCCAAGCTTTCGGACATCCTCAATCGAAAAGGGAGCAAATGGGACTATGTCATCAGTGACCCCACCAACAGCCCCAAATATGTTTCCGAGCGTTATGCCTTTATTTGGAAGACCAGCAGAATCAAGATCAAGAACAGGGGGTGGCTCATTTCCGAATTGGCAACCCAAATTGACCGGGAGCCATTTTTACTACACTTCTATATCGAGGGAAAACCGTTCACCGTGGTCAATTTTCATTCCAGGCCCTATAACAAAGACCCAGAAAGTGAGATTCGGGCCCTCTCAACATATGTTACCGATTCCCTGAAAACCCCTTTGATCATTGCCGGGGATTTTAATGTTGATGAAAAGATGCCCGTTTTCAATTCCTTGAAAAAATCGGGGTACCAAACGGCCATCACCAACCAAAAGACCACTTTGAAATGGAGCTGTGAACGAACTGATTATCTCAACCACCCCATTGACAATATTTTTTATTCTAAAAATATTCAAAAATTGGAAGGAAAGGTCATAGATTTTGTACGCTACTGTGATGAATTGGAAAAGGCTCGAAAGCTATCCGATCATTTGCCGGTATTTATAAAATTTAGGATGAACTAG
- a CDS encoding PEGA domain-containing protein encodes MRKTIILSISLLIVASLSFSSCATLFGKKSHALAVGSDPAGAEVYVNGFKMGTTPVELNLKADKSYTIEYRKEGYQNVTRIVNTRVGAGWIVLDVLGGLIPIVVDAATGNWNKLDQDAVNAVLEEQQ; translated from the coding sequence ATGAGAAAAACCATCATTCTAAGCATTTCGTTATTAATTGTCGCATCCCTGAGTTTTAGTAGTTGTGCCACCTTGTTCGGAAAAAAGAGCCATGCATTGGCCGTAGGTTCGGATCCCGCAGGTGCTGAGGTGTATGTCAATGGATTTAAAATGGGCACTACGCCCGTTGAGCTCAACCTGAAGGCTGATAAGAGTTATACCATTGAATACAGGAAGGAAGGTTATCAGAATGTAACCCGCATCGTTAACACAAGGGTGGGGGCCGGTTGGATAGTGCTGGATGTACTTGGAGGACTAATTCCCATTGTTGTGGATGCAGCTACCGGAAATTGGAACAAACTCGATCAAGATGCCGTCAATGCCGTATTGGAAGAGCAACAGTAG
- a CDS encoding type I restriction endonuclease encodes MELQNQLKALAEKVIKLKEQIDTEESTKHAFVLPFINLLGYDTFNPTEVVPEFTADLGLKKGEKVDYAIFQHDVPIIIIECKNWKEKLNAHNSQLFRYFHTTKTRFALLTNGIEYQFFTDLESANKMDEKPFLEFDITQLKENVVNEIAKFHKTNFNVDEIVDNASSLKYTKEIKKLIGEELQAPTYDFVRLFASRIYTGRLTEKVMGEFTDLVSKAFIQTISEKVNDRLNSALHKEAEKQQEEDKEPEKVSKVDTTEEEMDGYRIVVAILRRKLSVDRIVHRDTQSYFGILLDDNNRKPLCRLHLNGGNKYLGTFDQHKEETRHPIETVDDIYQFEELLLQTVDYYED; translated from the coding sequence ATGGAACTTCAGAACCAACTTAAGGCTTTGGCCGAAAAAGTCATCAAGCTCAAAGAGCAAATCGATACCGAGGAATCCACCAAACATGCCTTTGTGTTGCCATTTATCAACTTGTTGGGGTATGATACCTTCAACCCTACCGAGGTAGTGCCTGAATTTACCGCAGACCTGGGATTGAAAAAGGGGGAGAAGGTGGATTATGCAATCTTTCAGCATGATGTTCCCATCATCATTATCGAATGTAAAAACTGGAAAGAAAAGTTGAATGCCCATAATTCCCAATTGTTCCGGTATTTCCATACCACGAAAACCCGATTTGCACTGCTGACCAATGGTATCGAGTATCAATTTTTTACCGATTTGGAATCGGCCAATAAAATGGACGAAAAGCCCTTTTTGGAATTTGATATTACCCAATTAAAGGAGAATGTGGTCAACGAGATAGCTAAGTTCCACAAGACCAACTTTAATGTGGATGAGATTGTGGACAATGCCAGCTCACTGAAGTATACCAAGGAAATTAAAAAACTTATAGGCGAAGAGCTGCAAGCGCCAACTTATGATTTTGTCAGGCTTTTCGCATCACGGATCTATACTGGCCGGCTTACCGAAAAGGTAATGGGGGAATTCACCGATTTGGTAAGCAAGGCCTTTATCCAGACCATTAGCGAAAAGGTGAACGATCGTTTGAATTCAGCGCTTCATAAGGAAGCGGAAAAACAACAGGAAGAGGACAAAGAGCCGGAAAAAGTGAGCAAAGTCGATACCACAGAGGAAGAGATGGACGGGTATCGCATTGTGGTGGCCATTTTGCGCAGAAAACTCTCGGTCGATCGTATCGTGCATAGAGATACCCAGTCCTATTTTGGTATCTTGTTGGACGATAACAACCGAAAACCCCTCTGCCGTTTACATCTCAATGGGGGCAATAAATACTTGGGTACCTTTGATCAACATAAGGAGGAGACCCGGCATCCGATTGAAACGGTGGACGATATTTATCAGTTTGAAGAACTTTTATTGCAAACCGTGGATTACTATGAGGATTAG
- a CDS encoding ATP-binding protein, translating into MKRYPFLIILTILVSCVPSDKGGTRVVSDKNDSINIYYTRSIGKDVSLEEKRESIDRALFLARDLEADSILGKLMYKKSSLLFQAGDYDSLVAYHDSFITMRSQFDNPRIRASQYYLMGYYYDRVRSDYSKVFENYSAAKSQFELAKDSSWTGKCLLFMGVIQKNQNDFFGSKETVTEALQFLRESHDSTEIVQCYGLLATNHRKLLNFEDAIFYYSKAIKNSNSKDDRVAFENNLAATYIDDGRYEEAIVLLDKIMGNTALDSTPVVYARILDNLSYAQWLSVNRDVEEALQKALQFRKVKNDIRGQIASYTHLGEYFMEKRPQVSRAYLDTVIQLAQRIKVPRAETDALKFLMQISPENVKLRDRYIFLIDSLDAKETMVKTQFAKYKYDDKLKQESILRLEKENAEQALLATEERSKKTMSYLGSIVLLLGLSFAIYFFGQRTKRLKERNKLAKLEATLETEADMSRRLHDDFGAGLNQTMLMVQGDMDRSKILDRLDGLYNQSRNFSREVNEVSTGGLFKAEFLEMLRFRTPNEANLFVTGVKDIDWGEMAPLSQKVLFKVIQELMINMGKHSKANVVTIGFKHTGKTIVVKYSDNGVGASKEELNAKNGLRNTEKRIQAIGGTVIFDSGKGEGFTAHITIPF; encoded by the coding sequence TTGAAACGGTACCCATTCCTTATCATATTGACGATTTTAGTTTCCTGTGTACCATCCGATAAAGGTGGGACAAGGGTTGTTTCGGATAAAAACGACAGTATAAACATCTACTATACTCGCTCCATTGGTAAGGATGTTTCATTGGAAGAAAAAAGGGAAAGTATAGACAGGGCCCTTTTCTTGGCCAGAGATCTGGAAGCGGATTCCATCTTGGGCAAGTTGATGTACAAAAAAAGTTCCTTGCTCTTTCAAGCTGGGGACTACGATAGCTTGGTGGCTTACCATGACAGTTTTATCACAATGCGATCCCAATTTGATAACCCTAGAATAAGGGCGTCCCAGTACTACCTAATGGGCTATTATTATGATCGGGTCCGGTCTGATTATAGCAAGGTATTTGAAAATTACAGTGCAGCCAAAAGCCAGTTCGAATTGGCAAAAGACAGCAGCTGGACAGGGAAGTGCTTATTGTTTATGGGGGTTATCCAGAAGAACCAAAATGATTTTTTCGGAAGCAAGGAAACCGTGACCGAGGCCCTGCAATTTTTGAGGGAATCTCATGACAGTACTGAAATTGTCCAATGTTATGGGCTCTTGGCTACTAACCATAGGAAGTTATTAAATTTCGAGGATGCCATATTCTATTATTCCAAGGCCATTAAAAATAGCAATTCTAAGGATGATAGGGTTGCATTTGAAAACAATTTGGCAGCCACCTATATTGATGATGGAAGATATGAAGAGGCCATAGTACTTTTAGATAAGATTATGGGAAATACAGCTTTGGATTCCACTCCTGTGGTTTATGCAAGGATATTGGATAATTTGTCCTATGCCCAATGGCTATCCGTGAATAGGGACGTTGAAGAAGCTTTGCAAAAAGCCCTACAATTTAGAAAGGTGAAAAATGATATACGAGGGCAAATAGCCAGCTATACTCATTTAGGGGAATATTTTATGGAAAAACGGCCCCAAGTGTCCCGTGCTTATCTGGACACTGTAATCCAATTGGCACAAAGAATCAAAGTACCAAGGGCGGAGACCGATGCATTGAAGTTCCTGATGCAGATAAGTCCCGAAAATGTAAAACTCCGTGACCGCTACATATTTTTGATCGATAGTCTTGATGCTAAAGAAACGATGGTCAAGACCCAATTCGCCAAATACAAATACGACGACAAGCTGAAGCAAGAATCCATCTTGAGATTGGAAAAAGAAAATGCGGAACAAGCCTTGTTGGCCACCGAGGAACGCAGTAAGAAAACCATGTCCTACCTAGGTTCCATAGTCTTATTGTTGGGCCTGAGCTTTGCCATTTATTTTTTTGGTCAACGTACCAAACGTTTAAAAGAGCGAAACAAACTCGCCAAGTTGGAGGCTACCCTCGAAACGGAAGCTGATATGTCCCGACGGCTCCATGATGATTTTGGAGCGGGCCTCAACCAGACCATGCTGATGGTACAGGGGGATATGGATCGGTCAAAGATCTTAGATCGCTTGGATGGACTCTATAACCAAAGCAGGAATTTTTCCAGGGAGGTCAATGAGGTGAGCACGGGAGGCCTATTTAAGGCTGAGTTTTTGGAAATGCTACGTTTTCGAACCCCAAATGAGGCGAACCTTTTTGTTACCGGTGTCAAGGATATTGATTGGGGTGAAATGGCCCCTTTATCGCAAAAAGTGCTCTTCAAGGTGATACAGGAACTGATGATCAATATGGGCAAACATAGTAAGGCAAATGTGGTCACCATTGGATTCAAACATACCGGAAAAACCATAGTGGTGAAGTATTCCGATAATGGTGTAGGGGCATCCAAGGAAGAACTAAATGCCAAAAATGGTCTTCGGAATACGGAAAAGCGTATTCAGGCCATTGGAGGAACCGTTATTTTTGATTCCGGTAAGGGTGAGGGCTTTACGGCCCATATCACGATTCCGTTTTAA
- a CDS encoding response regulator transcription factor — protein MFKKVLIAEDFQDTNQGISEMLRDTLHIPVLQDELYCDKAYNRLKYAATKNEPFELLITDLFFKRDHVQRKLTSGLQLIGAARALQPNLKVIVNSMEDNPVTVNALFKEEKINGYVCKGRHGLTELVNAVQEVYHNRTYVSPGIDLNVSNNVFELEEFDLMILQSLAGGLTKKEISEKFKKEHITPNSESTIDKRVSKMFDEFGAKNTNHLIAKMIREEKI, from the coding sequence ATGTTCAAAAAAGTATTGATTGCCGAGGATTTTCAGGATACCAATCAGGGGATTTCTGAAATGTTGCGGGATACATTGCATATTCCTGTGCTACAGGATGAACTCTATTGTGATAAGGCATACAACCGTTTAAAATATGCTGCAACCAAAAATGAACCTTTTGAATTATTGATCACCGACCTGTTTTTTAAACGTGACCATGTACAACGGAAGCTTACTTCGGGACTTCAACTGATAGGGGCCGCTAGGGCCCTTCAGCCCAACTTAAAGGTCATCGTGAATTCCATGGAGGACAACCCGGTCACGGTCAATGCACTTTTCAAGGAAGAAAAGATCAACGGTTATGTATGCAAGGGACGCCACGGGCTTACCGAATTGGTCAATGCTGTTCAGGAAGTCTATCATAACCGTACCTATGTGTCCCCTGGCATCGACTTGAATGTTTCCAATAACGTATTTGAACTCGAAGAGTTCGACCTGATGATTCTGCAAAGTTTGGCGGGAGGACTTACCAAAAAGGAGATTTCGGAAAAGTTCAAAAAGGAGCATATCACCCCTAACAGCGAAAGTACTATAGACAAAAGGGTCAGTAAAATGTTCGATGAATTCGGGGCCAAGAACACCAATCATTTGATCGCAAAAATGATCCGGGAGGAAAAGATCTGA